The Alnus glutinosa chromosome 7, dhAlnGlut1.1, whole genome shotgun sequence genome includes a region encoding these proteins:
- the LOC133874268 gene encoding UPF0481 protein At3g47200-like, which yields MEPQHIVSIDEIELHSRKIVKMVAGEGSSSHDRPATIREERIKTLMGARAEMEAAKEAKIQKVIFLLQDHKLVKYFEPKVASLGPIHHGKPKYHLGEKYKQILAFDFVQDCNSDNENNYEYINCLYEKIKKKINTLRKCFEEEVTTEYDDESLAWMLFVDGCAILQYIFCAANNKFEKLNIKNDSVTFAQQDLFLLENQVPYRLLKILMRLSGKEAQLSESIESYIRNVSYLQWEQKKQEERDPTHLLDLLRTRLLGPLQSPGKTRKRPCRKIRQEDSQDWQSYRNVQELKAVGIQLKRSGRNYLRNISFTRLFDFYPGYLWLPPITVDDSTGPQFMNLIAYEMCLDFHNDFGITSYVSFLDSLIDEASDVKDMRKAHVLRNCLGSDQEVADLFNDIGTDLVPNSETYKDVKFQIQGYYEDNCMTWMAQFFHDRFSAPWTVLGFLGVLVGLALTVIQTWYAVRQ from the coding sequence ATGGAGCCTCAGCATATTGTTTCCATTGATGAGATCGAGCTTCACTCAAGGAAGATTGTCAAAATGGTAGCCGGAGAAGGAAGCAGCAGCCACGACCGGCCTGCCACTATCAGGGAGGAAAGGATTAAAACATTAATGGGGGCAAGAGCCGAAATGGAAGCGGCGAAAGAGGCAAAAATACAAAAGGTTATATTCTTGTTGCAAGATCACAAGCTCGTTAAGTACTTTGAGCCAAAAGTGGCATCACTCGGTCCTATCCATCATGGCAAGCCAAAGTACCATCTGGGAGAGAAGTACAAGCAGATATTGGCGTTTGACTTCGTCCAAGATTGCAACAGCGACAATGAAAATAATTACGAGTATATAAATTGTTTATACGAGAAGATTAAGAAGAAAATCAACACACTAAGGAAATGCTTCGAGGAGGAGGTGACGACGGAGTATGATGATGAGTCTCTCGCTTGGATGTTGTTTGTGGACGGCTGCGCAATACTACAGTACATATTCTGTGCTGCAAATAACAAGTTCGAAAAGCTGAATATAAAAAACGATAGTGTAACCTTTGCTCAACAGGATTTGTTCTTGCTGGAGAACCAGGTTCCCTATCGTCTCCTCAAGATATTGATGAGGTTGAGCGGGAAGGAAGCCCAGTTGAGTGAATCAATTGAAAGTTACATTCGAAACGTTAGTTATTTGCAATGGGAgcagaaaaaacaagaagaaagagacCCGACCCATCTTCTCGACCTTCTGAGAACAAGACTCTTAGGTCCTTTGCAATCCCCTGGAAAGACACGTAAACGGCCGTGTAGGAAGATACGTCAAGAGGACTCCCAAGATTGGCAATCGTATCGCAACGTGCAAGAGCTTAAAGCAGTAGGAATCCAATTGAAACGTAGTGGCCGTAATTACTTGAGAAACATAAGTTTTACTAGACTGTTCGATTTCTACCCCGGATACCTTTGGCTTCCTCCTATTACAGTGGATGACTCAACGGGCCCCCAGTTCATGAACTTGATAGCTTACGAAATGTGTCTCGATTTCCACAACGACTTTGGCATCACCTCTTATGTATCCTTCCTAGATTCACTCATCGATGAAGCCAGCGATGTCAAAGATATGAGGAAGGCACACGTACTCCGCAACTGCCTCGGAAGCGATCAAGAAGTGGCTGACCTCTTCAATGATATAGGCACCGACTTGGTGCCTAACTCCGAAACGTATAAGGATGTCAAGTTCCAGATTCAGGGCTACTACGAAGACAATTGCATGACCTGGATGGCTCAATTCTTTCACGATCGTTTCAGCGCCCCCTGGACTGTCCTTGGTTTTTTGGGCGTGTTAGTGGGACTTGCTCTAACTGTCATTCAGACTTGGTACGCAGTTCGACAGTAG